The Setaria viridis chromosome 2, Setaria_viridis_v4.0, whole genome shotgun sequence DNA window CAAAGCATCATGGGTCTCCATTACAGCAGTCAAATCTCGAGCTATCTGAAAATTACATAAGAATAACACACTAATTAAAACTAAATAATTCACAATTTCAACTTGTTTTAGTAAGCACAAAGCTTCAATGTCTCAGTAAATAAAAAGCTTGAAGGCCATTATATCTTATTTGAAAGAACAAAACAGATAAATATAAATTACTACTTTACATATTAGCCCAAATTTCAGATATCACTTGGATTTATTATAGTGGTTTTTGAGTGCAAAAAGGAGTAAAGGACAGACATTTTTGATGGAATGATCTGTTAGTTGTCCTAGATCGTGATTCCTATGCAAACATTTAGAACATTTGTGTACAGGCATTTTGTATTTTTCATTGATCCGTTGTAAATGATCACCCATTCCTATTCGTTTTCAAAAATTAATAGTTACCATTCTTCTACAATATTTTACGAAATGTGGTAAAAATGAATTTTATGTATCATATTATGCAACAGGGGCCGACTAACAGGAGAAAAAGATGTGATATGCAATATTTACCTGCTGGAAGAACTTGGTAATCTCACTCGGAAGGAAAGGTGCAAAGCTTTGCCAACTTGTTCTAGCCTTATCAGCATCTTTGTCATACGGTAGCACGTACATCATTGACCTACTGATTAAGTCAACAGGAACTACCCACGCCTTCTTGGCATCATATCCCAACTCGCAAATGAGAAAATATGTCACTTGTGGGTCTTCCATGCTAACAATAGGTAACATCAATGGCCCATGAGGAGTTGGAACAAGCTTGTCGATGCATAGCTCATTATCTCGAAGCACACGTTCATGTTTCCATTCCATACGATCTTCCACGACCAACGTCCAAAAGTTGATTTCAAAGCTATCCGGACGTGGACGATTAACGTAGCCACGTGAACATTGATGCGCCTTCATCTTGGACTATAGAGATGCTTCGGTAGGTTTTCATGCAAACATTTGTAGCAAGATGATGATCCGCAGGCAAAGGCAGGTAAGTAACTTTGAGGCGCTCTTGGGACATATCACAGAATAAAACGCCACACTGGTAGTCGATCCAACAAAGGTATGTTCCAAAAGCCAGTGCAGTCGTAGTGGACCAGCTGAACAATGCATCTGTATCCTCGCGCTTACAAAAGATTGGCAATGCAAGCAGTTCCCAACTGGAATCATAGGAGTAGTAAAGACATAACTGTGCTTCAACTTCCTCAGCTCCCGAGCCAGGAGTGACCTCGCTCCCTGCTCACACAAAGCTACCCCACCACGTAGTTCTTCTCTTCGTCGTGCAGAATACAAATTGCTTCAGCGTCCCAGAACTGAACGATGTCTGCTAGTGGATCATACAGCTGCGGGTCTTCAACGCCCTCCTCAGGATTGGGGCAGGGCAGGATCAGCTTGAGCGAGGGCCTGTCGCCGGCAATGTAGACGAAAATTAAAGGTCCTGCTTGAAGAATCGAGGGAACGGCTCGCCCTCGGGGTTGGGAAGGTACTCCACAGGCACAGGCAAAGCCACGTAGATGCAGAAGAGCACGGCGTTCTTGTGGGAGGCTAGTATGCGGCAGCTGCTGTGGCAGGGCTCCGAGAGATTACCTCCTTGGACGTGAAGGTAGAAGCGGGAGATGGCTGGCGGCGCGGCGAAGCGGAAGAAGACCCGGAAGGGGTCGCCCTGGCTGGTGTGGCACAGAGGCGAGGTGGTCTCGTCCTCCTTGCAGGAGTTGAGGTCGAGCCTGGTGAAGACGTATCGATCCAGCATGATCCAGTTAGGGAGGGGGCACGCGCGGTCgcggctggaggaagaagaacccGAGCCACCAGCGTCGGGGgtgactgcggcggcggcgacggcggccatggctgccTGCCGGCTTGGGGGGAAGAGTGGCAAGCAAGGCAGTCGACGAAACCTGCTCCTgccttcctccgccgctgccaAATCGCCCAACCAGACAGACAGGCCGCCGCAGTCCCTTCAGGCCCCAATCCACCCGTGGACAGCCGCAATCCTCTCTCAAGGCTCAATCCATGCGTAGCATTTGTGTACTTTGGAAAATGGATTCAGGAATCGGAGTCGGTTCTGGGGTTTGGTTCGGAGAAGACACCGCAGctagcggcggccggccgggagaGGCGCACAGTCTGGGTTAAATGGACTGGACCAAATTAGGGCCGATAGTCTGGCCGGCGGAGGAGCCCACCGGGCTAAGCCCAGTCCGCGGCCAAATTAGGGCCGGACTTGGCGCTGGGTTAAATGGACTGGACCATACCTTCTCAGGCTCCAGCCCACAAACTAGCAACAAACAGCCCTTAACAACAGTAGGCCGTTCCGTGTGAAAGCTTGACGGTTGAAATCTTTGTTTCCAAAGGCTttttgtatgatttttttttcaatcagGGTTCAATCCTTAAATATCCTCTAATTTTCCTTACCTCAAAATGGTGTCCCGAAGGTCTTCCTGcaaatttctcaaaaaaaaaaaagatcttccTACAAAACTGGAGGAAACTACTGGAGTCTGGACAAACAAACATAGAGAGTACTTCTCAACATTTCATGGaagcatcgtcctcatatctgAAGAATCATTCCAATATTTATAAAAAATGTCAGAAAGAGCAGCAACTTAGGAGCAGAAACTTAGATCCAAAACTGGttttccaagaaaaagaaaaggaagactcCAACCTGATGTTTCTCTCATTGAAAATTCAATTCATGGAAGCAAACTTCCGCTACAGTTCAAAGAAAGTAGTACTACAATAGCTGGAAATGAAATCCGCTCTCATTCATTTAAATGGGGAAATGTTGGATGGTTTCGGAGCAAATAAAACCGTACTGCTTGTTTTAAACTACTTCAACAAGATCTTAAAGTTTCAAAAGGTTTGAATCCTTTGGAGAAAAGGTTCTGTATGGTTCTTCAGAATAAATTACCAAACCATAGAGTTCTTACCAAACTTCTTCGAAATGACTTGTTTTAAATGGATTTTCAAGGATTTCTGTTATGGAGTCTAACCTCACGGAAGAACTTCCAACGTTATAAATAGCCGTTGCTGCTGCTCCAAGACACTATTTTGGAGTCTGAACAATTGAACAGCTATGTTGTGCCGGCAATACAACTAAATTATGATATCAGAGAACGCATCACTTTTGGAAGCGTTGAGATGTATTATACTGAAAATTTTACAGATTGAACTCTGAATGTGGTATCGTGCAGTCAAAATTATGACTACATGCCTTACAAGAGTAACAAAACATATTATACTGGTAAAAAAAATGATTTTACAGTATGAACTCAGTGTGATGACGTGCAGTCAAAATTATGGCCACACACGGTACAAGAATAACAAAACAATCAGAACATTAAGCATCTTATATTTTGGAACTATTTCGTACACATAATTGCAGTACTAAATTACTTGAAGCCATTCAGATTTCCGAACCAGAAGATGTACACCGCTTCAGCGTTTTTCACTGCAGGCTTAGGAGGAGGGCATGCCAATCCCCATGCCGTAATTTGCTCCTTGGAGAATCCGCGCCTTCAGGTGGCTGAAAGAGGTTCATTTGAAAGTTCATGAGCCAGACAAACTCATAATAACTACAAGTTTAGGAGTTCCTTAAATGATTAGTGAAAACAATTGAACAAATAACTGAATACTGATAAGAAACAAAATGAGATGGGAGGTGGGTTTGTAGCTGTTGCCTCCATCCATTACCTAGGGTGTATTTTCGTGCGAAAAAGATTTCATAAATGGATTTTGACCTATAATTTCACTAATACCATATTGCCAATTGCTAAAAATTCAACAATATATTACAAGCACTTCAAAAATAGAAAGCTAATGATACAACTTTGTACACTAAACTTGCATATAATCTGACTGATTTGTTTGTCGAAATTTGTTATGTTTGAGTATATCTTAAATCAAAACACACCTTATAATGGATGCACGAGTAACTATCAAGCAGCTACTTAAGGTGCAGAAAATTATTATGGTTGATTTTCTGACAGAAAAGGAGGATTGATTTTACTTCAGAGGAATGATAAGATGTTGACAGAAATGGTGTAGATGAAATGTTAGCAGTCTATTTGTTAGAGATGGGCAACCAGCAAGAAAATGTAGTGGTTTACTAAATTGCTATGATTGGAATAACCAGATAGAAGCTTTGCTCAAATATGTGCATGACTGGAAGACACTGCCTGTATTTCAACACCCCAGTTGTAAGGGAACATCCCATGTCACATTCAGGTCATAAACAATTAGTTGACCTCAGGGCAGTTGCAACTGGAGAAGAAATTTTCAGCTAAATATGATGCACTCAAAAACAAAATTCAACCTCAAGATTGAAAGTCAATGATTAAATTGGCCTCCAAGAGATATAAATCTGCGTTCCTGCACATAATCATTTTTGTTTCAACAGCCTAGCATTGCAACTGGGTGAGCCTTAGAATTTCAAAGTCAATCTAAGAACAATTTAGTCACTGCTGGTATCTTTCATTGGGCAAAACTACACGAATGTGCTAGGGAAAACATTGGCCTAGTTAGAGGCTTATAGATTGCACTTATAAGTCCCAAGCAGTGTTTCTTTTTCCCTAACCTTCATtaagttcattttctttttggattttctctccttttcaatGCAGCAAACATTTCAAAACTAAAGTCTAAGGAGAATAGTCCCCTGCACCCATGAAGATTTCAATTTAGATTGGACTGAACAGAACTAGAACATGTCCCAATAACTGGGGTTGTAACAATGGACTAACTGCTTGGCACACATAGAACACCATATAAACATGGCATGCGAGAAACATACCTATAGATGTACAAATAACAGACCGACGAAAGTCCAGACTTACTAGGCTCAGCGGTTTATGTTCCCCTTCTAACTTTAGGAACTTGCAGATTCAGAGCTTAACTAAAATCTGGTTCCAACAAGTCTGGAATCTTATTGGAACAGACAGGATTAGAGGTAATGTAGGTACCTCTCGAAGACGTCAGTGGCGAAGCGCGAACCGTTGAAGCAGATGAACCAGAGCAGGATCAGCACCAATATGTCTGCTACAGTTAAGGATGCACATTCCAAGAACTAGATAAACAAATGGCATAAAGGACATTGTAGCAATTAGCAAACAAAACCCAGTCTTACAGTACTTGCTGCAATTAACCAAATCAACAATCGTCCGCAACCAATGGGAAGAAATGCCGGGAATCCCGACgaaatcaagcaacgcctgGGCGATTCGGAGATGGGATTTTTCTCCCCATGAACGAATTGGACCAGTACCTAACcgaaatctaattttttttggtGAAACGGAAACACCCAAGCGTGGATCTAACAAAAACCCAATGCGAAGATAGTTTTGAGCGCAGAAAGGATGAAATTCACAAAGAAAATGGCTCAGAAACTGAATTCGGATCGAGCAGCAGTCGAAGGATACTGAATAGGCACCGCTCCCACCAATCGAGCATGTAGAGGCCCATGGTGACGTTGTAGAGGTGGATCTTCTTGCCCACCCAGCTCATCTCGCCCGCCATCGCCTCTGCGGCAGTCTTCCTCCTCGGGGGGCGCGAACCTTTCCGAATCGGGGGCGCGCGTGCTCCTCTGTTTCTAGCTGAGGTCTGAATTCTCAACTCTGAATCGATGGGGGATACAGAGGTTGTCGTTTATATAGGATGAACTAGAAGAGGAATGTGCGCTGAACCCCCTGGAAGATACCATTATTTGATTATTATGTCATTTGTACCAAGATTATTGGTTCATGAACGTATTCCACCAAGACACCGGTACAATTTGTGTCTAAACATGTCGAATCATGTATGATAAATACAATTATTTTCTCTTGGTACTTTCCAAAAAGTAAAAAACCCAAAAGGAtcagtataatttttttttcttgaacttcTCTAGAATTCGCCATGCCCGACTTCTCGATTTCCAAATGCTCCAcggagtgttttttttttttacttcagtTGCATCATAGTTCTACTTTTAGATTAAGGAGCATCATAGTTTTATGCAAGTCTGAATCCCCAAAGACAACAATGCGAGTTCACAGGGGTGTACCTGCAATTACATGAATCTTCAGTCCTGGGAGCAAAAGAAAGCGAAAGCCCGTGTGCCTTGTTTAGTCCCTGCCTTGTTTTACTGGACCGATTCCTTCTCGTTTTAGGCCCAGCCACTCAAAGTTTGAAGTCAGCACCAGCCGGGTCCAGTTTGGCCGCCGAGTGCAGCAGGCCAGCGTGGACTATTCCTCTAGCACACTACGGCAGTCCAGCACGACATGTTCCGGGGCCCGCAAGAGAGGCACTGACACTGAAATGTGGCCCCATACTCTATTTTAGAATTTCTTTCTCTACACAAAAGGTGCAGTTGTTCTAGTGAGAGCCGGTCAATTTTGTTGTTCCTGTCGTGCGAAGAAGCCATGGTGTATTCTTCTGTCGTGGCATGAATTCTTCCAAATCACAAGACAGACCTTTGTGTGCAGCTCTTCACCATTTTTTGTAACTTCACTAAGTTTCAGTGAGACGAATCGATGTAGGGCTGGACAGATTCTAAGATGATCGTCACCACTCATCTACCACCTCATACGTCGGATCAGATGAATCGTCTACCTGGATCGATCAATCTCATCATCTCTCTTCAGGTTTGTGACGCCTGTCAgcgcttttctttcttctttatAAGTCTATTGCTGTGTCCTTGTTTCCTCCAGTTTTAACGAAACATGACCACATGTCCCAGATCAGCAACGCGTTAAATTTGAATTGTGGAATTAGGATCCAAATTTTCAAGGTTTAGCTTAAATCTGAAAAAAGATTAATGCTGAATAAGAGAACCGCCCTTTTTGGAACACCACACTAAGGGAAGACGTTTGCTTCTTTCTCGCCCTCTGACGGAACAGGCCAAAACACATGGATTTTCTCTAGCCCATAACTCTAATGGGCTACGGCCAGGCCTTGGTCCAACAGCCCAGAACAAAACTAATCCAGCCCCATTATTTGTGGTTGCTTTCCCATATATAGAACCCTTCAAATAATTGAAAGTAAACCTTATAAAAATTTCTAGTTTTGTGGTACTAATCTAGCCAATAATGTAAATTAGTGAAGATATAGCAGCACTAATACTTTCTCAAATATTCTCACTCAAGCACTACATGTACATCCACGCTTGCATTAAGAGAGCATGTTTAAGCATGACACAACAATCCTGATTGGGAGTTGGAGGCAATTCTTAACATTTTACAAATAACCGTTTAGCATAACAATTCTCACACCGCTATTCTTCATATGCATGGTTTTTCGTAGCAACAACCAAATGTTATTCAGGGCAAGGCCACCATCGAGTGGTTTCTTGCTCCTAGCTCCACGCTACTCTTGAGATGGCTGAAACATGGAAGAGGTGTTGTTATGTAATGGTATACTCTTTTGTGGTTGAGTCAGAACAGTGCACTAAATTATGGAATGATGCGGGCGAGAAAAGAAGATGTAAGTGTATAATACTTGCGTATTATGTATAGATCAAAGGGAAATTaaggagaaggagaaaggaGCTTACTTGTCAAATGCCTGCCACATAGATTTAGTTGTATTGTAGCAGAACAACCACAGGAGAATCAAGACAATGCTGTCTATTGTAAGTTAAGGACAAGCACCAGTACACCATCAGGAAAATGATTCCAACAATTAATCAGAAGCCAAAAGGCAAGATTACTGTAATGTGTACTAGCATATACCCACGTTTTGAATAGGGATCAGGGCTCAGGGGCAGGGCCGGTGTGTGTGGCAGCTCATGTGTGTATGGCGGCTGTAGGCCGGTCAGTTTGGTCAAATTTCTGAATCCAGCCTAGCTACTCACCTACCTAACCTGGAGCATGCTAAATTGCCAGGCACATGAGCAAAGCAATAAGGTGACCTGAGCCACCTGTACTTACTGTGATGGCAGCTCAGGTACAAATGTTTACTTGGGATATCATCTTTATGAGACTTAACCATCCGTGAACAAACCTAGATTCTTTAATTTGGACCTCTTCTTAAACTTTGGAGTGGAATTTGGCCCCAAATCAAGGAGACCAGCAGCGTAACCAAATACTAATTCCTTTGTTTTCTGAAGAAAGAACAAATTGAACTTGGTTGTTTCATTCATGCTGACTGATGGAGATGCGAAACATGCAGAACTTGGGACAAAAAGATGGGAAGGGGGATCAGAGAAATTGATGAGGCAGGAAACGAAGGATACTGAAGAGGTATCTCTCCCACCAATCCATGACGTAGAGGCCAACGGTGACGTTGTACAGGAACAGTTTCCTGCTGATCCAGCTcatctcttctcctcccctttGCCTCTTGGTTCCCGCCATTGGTTCCAAGCGAGCGAGAGATGACGCTGCTAGCTGTTCGCTTGGAACTTGTCTGGATTATTTATGCAGTAGTAGTGCAGGGAAGACGAAA harbors:
- the LOC117846120 gene encoding uncharacterized protein codes for the protein MAGEMSWVGKKIHLYNVTMGLYMLDWWERCLFNILVLILLWFICFNGSRFATDVFESHLKARILQGANYGMGIGMPSS
- the LOC140222043 gene encoding uncharacterized protein; translation: MAGTKRQRGGEEMSWISRKLFLYNVTVGLYVMDWWERYLFNSIVLILLWLFCYNTTKSMWQAFDNHLKSSVELGARNHSMVALP